Proteins co-encoded in one Armatimonadota bacterium genomic window:
- a CDS encoding 2,3-bisphosphoglycerate-independent phosphoglycerate mutase translates to MKAILLVCDGMGDRPVPQLGARTPLEAANNVNMNTLALQGECGLMDPIAPGVRAGSDTSHLAILGYDPYSSYTGRGPFEAAGIGMDVKGGDIAFRCNFSTVDENMVVVDRRAGRIETGTDQLAAAVNGMQIEDVTCFFKESVAHRGALVLRGPGLGAGVTDADPHEVGAKVHKVQAIDPNDHASAKTARIVNEFVLRSHEILKDHPVNKQRIAEGKAPANIILPRGAGLAPKLESFWEKYHLKGAAVVETGLIAGIAVYVGLDILEAPGATGGLDSDVMSIGKTILKALENHNFVLCNVKGPDVAGHDDQPMVKKEFIEKIDAMVGMLMESVDEQTYIVLTADHSTPVATGDHSGDPTPICFWGPGVRVDSVKAFDERSVVGGGIGRIRGCDVMNILTNLMNVQEKFGA, encoded by the coding sequence TTGAAAGCAATTCTCCTAGTGTGCGACGGGATGGGCGACCGCCCTGTGCCCCAGTTGGGCGCTAGAACACCTCTTGAAGCAGCGAATAACGTAAACATGAACACCCTTGCACTTCAGGGTGAATGCGGGCTAATGGATCCAATTGCACCTGGTGTTAGGGCTGGTAGCGATACCTCGCATTTGGCGATACTTGGATATGACCCTTATTCATCCTATACCGGTCGTGGTCCATTTGAGGCGGCAGGAATTGGCATGGATGTAAAAGGCGGTGATATCGCCTTTAGATGTAACTTCTCCACAGTTGACGAGAATATGGTCGTTGTTGACAGACGCGCCGGACGAATTGAAACCGGTACAGATCAACTTGCGGCCGCGGTCAACGGTATGCAGATAGAGGATGTCACTTGTTTTTTCAAAGAGTCAGTTGCTCACCGCGGTGCTTTGGTTCTTCGTGGACCAGGACTTGGGGCTGGTGTTACCGATGCCGATCCCCACGAAGTTGGTGCAAAAGTACACAAAGTGCAAGCAATTGACCCAAACGACCATGCAAGTGCAAAGACTGCGAGAATTGTTAATGAGTTCGTTCTCAGGTCACACGAAATTCTCAAAGACCACCCTGTGAATAAACAACGAATCGCAGAGGGGAAAGCTCCGGCGAACATCATTCTTCCTAGGGGAGCTGGACTTGCGCCGAAGCTGGAGAGCTTCTGGGAGAAATATCATCTAAAAGGTGCTGCCGTAGTCGAAACCGGATTGATTGCAGGAATAGCCGTCTACGTTGGTTTAGACATCCTTGAAGCTCCGGGTGCAACTGGCGGTTTGGACAGCGATGTTATGTCGATTGGCAAAACGATCTTAAAAGCACTTGAGAACCATAATTTTGTTCTTTGTAATGTCAAGGGCCCCGACGTTGCAGGCCATGATGATCAGCCGATGGTGAAAAAAGAGTTTATTGAGAAAATAGATGCAATGGTCGGAATGCTTATGGAAAGTGTGGATGAGCAAACTTATATAGTTCTGACCGCCGACCACTCGACACCAGTTGCGACCGGCGACCATTCTGGTGATCCTACGCCAATTTGCTTTTGGGGTCCTGGCGTTCGAGTGGATTCAGTCAAGGCATTCGACGAGCGTTCGGTTGTTGGCGGCGGTATAGGGCGCATTCGCGGCTGTGATGTTATGAATATCCTGACTAATCTAATGAACGTTCAGGAGAAATTCGGAGCCTAG
- a CDS encoding M48 family metalloprotease: MKFLRFQALKFFILALVIACSCFHATPTLAIDIEEEIKIGREAAAQVEKESKFITDETLVKRVQDIGMAIAKVACQFQIKPSYGSSAPANFQYSFKIIDDKDVNAFALPGGFVYINKGLLDYVQSDDELAAVIAHEIAHIAHHHALQLNKAQQKAMLGMMAAILAGKAAGMDISDTVMIANLINTAKMSGYGQKAELDADRTAVAYLTASKFNPTGMLTFMERLARDEGRKPSINWGIFATHPPAYLRAREITSELEARGIKINRRLVTSYLRVQVKPTEVNGIQAADVSIGDVLVIRTADSGGKKAIARAEDIAAKIETALLAGAGLHDIKLEGGGQYVTIKGKVIIHPSAEDAELSGKSIADVTSDAHKALKKALWMELYNQAY, encoded by the coding sequence ATGAAATTCCTAAGATTTCAAGCTTTAAAATTTTTTATCTTAGCGTTAGTTATCGCCTGTAGCTGCTTCCACGCCACGCCAACACTTGCTATTGATATCGAAGAAGAAATCAAGATTGGCAGGGAAGCAGCAGCACAGGTTGAAAAGGAATCAAAGTTTATTACCGACGAAACCTTGGTAAAGCGCGTTCAAGATATCGGCATGGCAATAGCCAAAGTAGCTTGCCAGTTCCAAATAAAGCCAAGCTATGGAAGTAGCGCCCCGGCAAACTTCCAATACTCCTTTAAGATAATAGACGACAAAGATGTAAACGCATTCGCGCTGCCAGGCGGCTTCGTATATATAAACAAAGGGCTGCTGGACTATGTCCAGTCGGACGACGAGCTTGCTGCTGTCATTGCCCACGAGATAGCCCATATTGCGCATCACCATGCTTTGCAATTGAATAAAGCCCAGCAAAAGGCAATGCTAGGAATGATGGCTGCCATTCTAGCGGGCAAGGCAGCAGGGATGGACATCAGCGATACAGTAATGATTGCTAATCTTATTAACACTGCAAAAATGAGCGGCTATGGCCAAAAAGCAGAGCTTGATGCAGACCGCACTGCTGTTGCCTACCTGACAGCCTCAAAGTTCAATCCTACTGGCATGCTTACGTTCATGGAACGGCTTGCTCGCGATGAAGGGAGAAAGCCATCAATAAACTGGGGCATATTTGCCACCCACCCACCTGCATATCTGCGTGCACGAGAGATCACTTCCGAGCTTGAGGCTCGGGGAATTAAGATCAATCGCCGTCTCGTTACAAGCTACTTAAGAGTTCAAGTCAAACCAACCGAAGTAAACGGCATTCAAGCAGCAGATGTGAGTATCGGTGATGTTCTTGTAATCCGAACCGCCGACTCTGGTGGCAAGAAGGCAATCGCTAGAGCTGAGGATATAGCGGCGAAGATTGAGACTGCTCTTCTAGCTGGCGCTGGACTGCATGACATCAAACTCGAAGGCGGAGGGCAGTACGTGACTATTAAAGGCAAAGTGATAATTCACCCTTCGGCAGAGGATGCTGAACTTTCGGGCAAGTCAATTGCGGATGTTACCTCAGACGCCCATAAGGCTCTAAAGAAAGCCCTTTGGATGGAACTGTACAATCAAGCATATTGA
- the surE gene encoding 5'/3'-nucleotidase SurE, translating to MIRKSQPKILITNDDGIYAEGLFALKTALDRIGAVYVVAPDRPRSASGHSITLHKPLRLSKVRLPDGSYGYSTNGTPSDCVSLGLLDVIEGKVDLVVSGINWGPNLGWDLTYSGTVSAAMEAVIMGIPAFAVSVASYEEGVSFDCAAEFSAFLAEVILEHRLPPDTLLNVNVPNQPPEHIQGVEITRQGRRRYTGKLEKRVDPSGRAYYWLGGESIDELAEGTDTKAIADDKISVTPIHLDLTGYSALDELKKWGIESWTSKS from the coding sequence ATGATTAGAAAATCTCAGCCAAAAATCTTGATAACCAATGACGATGGCATCTATGCGGAAGGTCTTTTTGCACTCAAGACAGCGCTCGACCGCATAGGTGCTGTATATGTCGTCGCCCCTGACCGCCCAAGAAGTGCATCTGGGCACTCTATTACCCTTCATAAACCGCTTCGTCTAAGCAAGGTTCGCCTTCCTGACGGCTCTTATGGGTATTCTACAAACGGTACACCCTCGGATTGTGTTTCGCTTGGACTTCTTGATGTCATCGAGGGTAAGGTAGATCTTGTGGTCTCGGGAATTAATTGGGGGCCGAACTTAGGCTGGGATTTGACCTACTCAGGCACTGTTTCCGCGGCAATGGAAGCGGTGATAATGGGAATACCAGCGTTCGCCGTCTCGGTTGCATCATATGAAGAAGGTGTTTCATTTGACTGCGCGGCGGAATTTTCTGCATTTCTGGCAGAAGTTATTCTAGAGCATCGCCTTCCTCCTGATACTCTTTTGAATGTCAATGTTCCAAATCAGCCACCTGAGCATATTCAAGGGGTGGAGATAACTCGACAAGGGCGAAGAAGATACACTGGGAAGCTCGAAAAAAGAGTTGACCCATCGGGTCGAGCATATTATTGGCTTGGTGGCGAATCGATTGATGAGCTTGCAGAAGGCACCGATACAAAGGCAATCGCTGATGACAAAATCTCGGTTACACCCATACACCTTGATTTAACAGGCTATTCTGCACTAGATGAATTAAAGAAATGGGGAATCGAATCGTGGACTTCCAAATCATAG
- a CDS encoding 6-phospho-beta-glucosidase, with protein sequence MEGLKVCVIGAGSTYTPELIEGFIKRKKEMPIAHISLMDIDEHKLDIVGNLAIRMAERSRLGAEIELTTDRKKAIEGAAFILTQIRVGGIPARIKDEHIPLEFGILGQETTGPGGFAKALRTIPVMLDIARDIEKLAPGAWLINFTNPSGIITEALLKHSKVNVIGLCNVPIGMIRSFAAKFECQQEDLHLTYIGLNHLSWVTRVTIRGRDVTKEAVEKAAAGRAPEDQEWMRQYCMIPNGYLHYYYARDKVVEEQKKAGKTRGEIVAEVESNLLKTYQNPKLSRKPKLLEKRGGAHYSTAAVSLASAIYNNKKELHIVNVRNQGTIQCLPHDCAIEANCVVDGTGAHPLSIGEVPLAIRGLLQAVKCYEELTVIAGVEGSYTAALQALVAHPLVPSFAVARELLERILEANKEYLPQFRSMRKRAKS encoded by the coding sequence ATGGAAGGTCTAAAGGTCTGCGTAATCGGCGCCGGGAGCACATATACGCCAGAACTCATCGAAGGATTCATAAAACGTAAAAAGGAAATGCCAATAGCTCACATATCCCTTATGGATATTGACGAGCACAAGCTAGATATCGTTGGCAACCTGGCTATTCGGATGGCCGAAAGGAGCCGCCTTGGCGCTGAAATTGAGTTGACGACGGACCGAAAGAAAGCAATTGAAGGCGCTGCTTTCATTCTGACGCAAATTCGTGTGGGCGGCATTCCGGCAAGAATTAAGGATGAACATATCCCTCTAGAATTTGGAATCCTAGGTCAAGAAACTACAGGGCCAGGAGGGTTTGCCAAAGCCCTGCGAACAATCCCTGTTATGCTTGATATAGCACGCGATATCGAAAAACTAGCGCCTGGTGCTTGGCTAATCAATTTCACTAATCCCAGCGGGATTATAACAGAAGCCCTACTTAAGCACTCGAAAGTGAACGTCATTGGCCTATGCAACGTGCCAATAGGAATGATTAGAAGTTTTGCCGCAAAGTTCGAATGCCAACAGGAAGACCTTCATTTAACTTATATAGGCTTAAACCACCTAAGCTGGGTTACTCGAGTGACTATTCGCGGAAGGGACGTCACCAAAGAAGCGGTCGAAAAGGCAGCGGCAGGACGTGCACCAGAAGATCAGGAATGGATGCGGCAGTATTGCATGATTCCAAATGGGTATCTTCATTACTACTATGCGCGAGACAAAGTTGTTGAGGAACAAAAGAAAGCTGGCAAAACGCGCGGAGAAATCGTCGCCGAGGTTGAAAGCAACTTATTAAAAACATACCAGAATCCTAAGCTAAGTAGAAAGCCAAAACTCCTTGAAAAACGAGGTGGCGCCCACTATTCAACTGCTGCAGTATCACTTGCTAGTGCAATCTACAACAACAAGAAGGAACTACATATTGTTAATGTAAGAAACCAGGGAACAATTCAATGTCTGCCACATGACTGCGCAATTGAGGCGAATTGCGTCGTAGACGGCACAGGAGCCCATCCACTAAGCATAGGCGAAGTCCCTCTCGCAATCAGGGGTCTACTTCAAGCCGTAAAATGCTACGAAGAGCTGACTGTAATAGCAGGGGTCGAGGGGTCGTATACGGCGGCGCTTCAAGCATTGGTTGCACATCCACTCGTACCATCATTTGCAGTAGCAAGAGAGCTCCTAGAACGGATTCTAGAGGCGAATAAAGAATATCTGCCGCAATTTAGGTCTATGCGCAAGCGTGCAAAATCATGA
- a CDS encoding DUF362 domain-containing protein has protein sequence MSNFDEKKIIRIATMSAKVSIVKCEDYTPSNVLRAVKEAVSLLGGMEKFVRQGQKVLLKPNLLSARPPESAVCTHPAVVEAIISLAAVAGGICIVGDSPSVGANTQEGFENLLQVTGMMDVIRRTEAGIAWFNKSGTERRITNAKVFRRILIADALAETDVLINVPKFKTHELTRLTGAVKNLFGCIPGRRKVEFHLQAGADPEVFAQILVDTLWEVRPALNIMDGIVGMDGQGPAAGRRRTFGFIIAGEDPVAVDAVACITANIDPMEVPMLRLATEQGVGAANRTEIEILGVQPEEVRIPGFLMPGRGDIISRLPRSVYHIARNHLVRRPVFIRSKCTGCRECVAICPVGAIRGNDKRLAVDYSTCIRCYCCQEVCPAEAIALRDSRLRVSLETALAIRRAIRRILKK, from the coding sequence TTGTCAAACTTTGACGAAAAGAAGATAATAAGGATAGCGACTATGTCAGCAAAAGTATCAATCGTTAAGTGTGAAGATTATACACCTTCAAATGTCTTGAGGGCAGTAAAAGAAGCGGTTAGCCTCCTCGGAGGGATGGAGAAATTTGTGCGGCAAGGGCAGAAAGTTCTGCTTAAGCCTAACCTCTTGTCAGCTCGGCCGCCGGAGTCGGCAGTATGCACCCATCCCGCAGTGGTGGAAGCCATTATCAGTCTTGCTGCGGTCGCAGGGGGCATATGCATAGTTGGCGATAGTCCGTCGGTAGGTGCTAATACTCAGGAAGGGTTTGAAAACTTGCTTCAAGTTACGGGCATGATGGATGTGATTCGGCGCACGGAAGCTGGCATTGCGTGGTTCAACAAAAGCGGCACAGAGCGCCGAATTACAAACGCAAAAGTCTTCCGTCGAATACTCATAGCGGATGCCCTCGCAGAAACAGATGTCCTTATCAATGTCCCTAAGTTCAAAACCCATGAGCTCACTCGATTAACCGGTGCAGTAAAAAACCTATTTGGCTGCATCCCTGGCCGCCGGAAGGTTGAATTTCATCTCCAGGCTGGAGCAGACCCCGAAGTATTCGCTCAGATTCTGGTGGATACGCTTTGGGAAGTCCGACCAGCGCTTAATATTATGGATGGCATTGTTGGAATGGATGGCCAGGGGCCGGCCGCAGGGCGACGGAGAACCTTTGGATTTATCATTGCTGGCGAGGATCCAGTGGCCGTTGACGCAGTTGCTTGCATTACAGCGAACATCGATCCGATGGAGGTTCCAATGCTCAGGTTGGCCACCGAGCAGGGTGTGGGAGCTGCAAACCGCACTGAAATCGAAATACTTGGTGTCCAGCCTGAAGAGGTACGAATTCCTGGGTTTCTAATGCCTGGGCGCGGTGACATCATCAGCCGCCTCCCGAGGTCAGTTTACCACATTGCGCGAAACCATCTCGTTAGGCGGCCGGTGTTTATTCGAAGCAAGTGTACTGGTTGCCGGGAATGTGTTGCGATATGTCCTGTTGGGGCAATACGTGGCAATGATAAGAGGCTGGCAGTGGACTATTCCACTTGCATTCGATGTTACTGCTGTCAGGAAGTTTGCCCAGCAGAAGCGATTGCTTTGCGGGATAGCCGGCTCCGAGTTTCGTTGGAAACTGCGCTTGCCATCCGTCGGGCAATTCGCCGTATTCTTAAAAAATGA
- a CDS encoding kinase produces the protein MQYVIGVDGGATKTFALVAQTDGTIVGFGKSGCGSYEMAGIEAAKSNILDAIEQALSQKDTPRNAVELGCFALAGADFYPEDFDLLEKAMRELGVAKQVIIRNDSIAGLRAGTFRPYGVCIIMGTGFNGAGIGKDGTEVRFFGEGYIFGDLGGGGAIARDALFHAMRAYDGRGKPTVLMQKALDHWGAKDMEELARILYYNKESLKKISPFCPKVFEAAFDGDEVAQGIIRKFGEEAGISANALIRRLGFENEEFECVMAGSVFKGKGTLMMDTVRSIVLPVAPKARVITPRYEPVVGALMLALEAAGVQIEGNAQFRLDNSVPNELKRE, from the coding sequence ATGCAATATGTAATTGGTGTTGACGGCGGCGCAACGAAAACGTTTGCGCTTGTCGCCCAAACAGATGGAACAATAGTTGGGTTTGGCAAATCGGGATGTGGAAGCTATGAGATGGCAGGCATAGAAGCCGCAAAATCAAACATACTTGACGCCATTGAACAGGCGCTTTCCCAAAAGGACACTCCAAGGAACGCAGTGGAACTAGGTTGTTTTGCCCTTGCGGGAGCAGACTTCTATCCTGAGGACTTCGATTTACTTGAGAAGGCAATGCGAGAATTAGGGGTGGCAAAGCAAGTAATAATCCGCAATGACTCAATTGCTGGCTTGCGCGCAGGTACATTCCGCCCTTATGGCGTTTGCATCATCATGGGCACAGGGTTTAATGGTGCAGGGATTGGCAAAGATGGCACGGAGGTTCGCTTCTTCGGTGAAGGATACATTTTTGGCGACCTTGGCGGAGGGGGAGCAATCGCCAGAGATGCGCTTTTTCATGCTATGCGGGCTTATGATGGGCGCGGGAAACCAACTGTCTTAATGCAAAAGGCACTCGACCATTGGGGCGCGAAGGATATGGAAGAGCTTGCTCGAATTCTTTACTACAATAAGGAGTCTCTTAAGAAGATATCCCCATTCTGTCCAAAGGTCTTCGAAGCAGCATTTGATGGCGATGAAGTAGCACAAGGTATCATTCGCAAGTTTGGCGAAGAAGCTGGCATCTCTGCGAATGCCTTAATCCGGAGGCTAGGCTTTGAAAATGAGGAGTTCGAATGTGTTATGGCTGGCAGTGTTTTCAAGGGCAAGGGAACACTCATGATGGACACAGTGCGAAGCATAGTCTTGCCAGTTGCACCTAAGGCCCGAGTTATTACTCCGAGATATGAACCCGTTGTTGGCGCCCTAATGCTTGCACTTGAAGCAGCTGGTGTCCAAATCGAAGGCAATGCACAATTCAGATTGGATAATTCGGTTCCCAACGAACTGAAGCGCGAATAG
- a CDS encoding amidohydrolase family protein, with protein sequence MAVDIRINYVEHDLLGRPFGSNGILASMDKYRIDTAILVSGHAVACNFREGNAQLLEAIKDNNRLFGYIVVNPNYPEESIEEIRNLGGNRKMVALALFSGAFRPYPTFDDCEEILNAYRRYVKPVLLYVPHAEAVEAAKEIAAKFPTIQFVFGSMGGADWKATLNIGKLLNVHMETSGSFDVEKIEEAVARIGAHRILFGSDLPISDPASEIVLIRASNISKDAMIKIFNQNAVRLFRLQTPSQEEESSG encoded by the coding sequence ATGGCTGTTGACATTCGGATAAATTATGTTGAGCATGATTTGTTAGGGCGACCTTTTGGTAGCAATGGCATATTAGCGTCTATGGACAAATACCGTATAGATACCGCCATCCTAGTTTCTGGCCATGCGGTTGCATGTAATTTCCGCGAAGGGAACGCACAACTCCTGGAGGCAATCAAGGATAACAACCGCCTTTTTGGGTATATTGTAGTAAACCCGAACTACCCCGAAGAATCCATTGAGGAAATTAGAAATTTAGGCGGCAACCGCAAGATGGTGGCACTAGCGCTATTTAGCGGTGCGTTTCGTCCCTACCCAACATTTGACGACTGCGAAGAAATCCTGAATGCATATAGACGCTATGTCAAGCCTGTGCTGCTTTATGTTCCACACGCGGAGGCAGTCGAGGCTGCCAAGGAAATAGCCGCAAAGTTTCCAACAATTCAGTTTGTGTTTGGTTCGATGGGCGGAGCGGACTGGAAGGCAACATTGAACATAGGAAAGTTGCTCAATGTGCATATGGAGACTTCGGGTTCGTTCGACGTTGAAAAAATTGAAGAGGCAGTGGCGCGCATTGGGGCGCACAGGATTCTCTTTGGTAGCGATCTGCCGATTTCTGATCCTGCTTCTGAGATTGTACTCATTCGAGCGAGCAATATTTCAAAGGATGCAATGATAAAAATATTCAACCAAAACGCGGTCAGGTTATTCCGACTCCAAACACCTTCTCAGGAGGAAGAGTCATCAGGTTGA
- a CDS encoding amidohydrolase family protein: protein MDFQIIDANTLFGFHPIHKLDMSIERLMRDMERYKIGASITLSTIGLFCDYVEGNKITKGAATANSRLIPAGTVNPQGYFGTDEDMRAIVSQGFRIFRFFPAEQGWPIDSAAFKLVLKQLASFKVAVMVDAGKPGEPTALAHVVADYPGAVIMCSISAESIAEALAVMLEMPNVMVETHELHVPGALKVVAERVGANRVIFGSGAPRRSTASSLNSVLNSELSDAEKQLVLGGNIKRILEVG from the coding sequence GTGGACTTCCAAATCATAGATGCGAATACGCTATTTGGATTTCATCCCATCCACAAACTTGATATGTCAATTGAACGCCTGATGAGGGATATGGAGAGATACAAAATTGGGGCGAGCATTACTCTTTCAACTATAGGCCTCTTTTGTGATTATGTAGAGGGGAATAAGATAACAAAAGGAGCGGCCACAGCAAATAGTCGTCTAATTCCTGCAGGCACAGTAAATCCTCAAGGCTACTTCGGTACTGATGAGGACATGCGTGCAATAGTTTCGCAGGGTTTTCGCATATTTAGATTCTTCCCAGCAGAGCAAGGCTGGCCTATTGACTCAGCAGCATTCAAACTAGTGCTGAAGCAGTTGGCTTCATTCAAAGTTGCGGTGATGGTGGATGCAGGCAAGCCAGGGGAGCCCACTGCTCTGGCGCACGTTGTAGCCGACTACCCAGGGGCAGTGATTATGTGTTCAATCTCCGCCGAATCAATAGCTGAAGCGCTTGCCGTGATGCTCGAAATGCCAAATGTAATGGTTGAGACCCATGAATTACATGTTCCTGGTGCCCTCAAAGTAGTGGCCGAAAGAGTAGGGGCCAATCGAGTAATTTTTGGGTCGGGTGCTCCACGGCGTTCGACTGCTAGCTCGCTAAATAGTGTTCTCAATTCAGAGCTCTCAGATGCCGAGAAGCAGCTTGTGCTTGGTGGGAATATCAAGCGAATCCTGGAGGTCGGATAA